The following coding sequences lie in one Streptomyces sp. NBC_00510 genomic window:
- a CDS encoding copper resistance protein CopC has protein sequence MRVMTKSALRLLAVPLAVLGLLLGTAAPASAHAALVGSDPAQGSVVKTAPAQVRLSFSEGVLLSRDSIRVLGPDGKRAETGDANDGGRGSTTAAVALRPGLGDGTYTVAWKVVSADSHPVAGAFTFSIGAPSKTSVQLPDQEVGGGTVGTLYDIARYAAYLGFALLVGAAFFIGVCWPDGARTRSMRRLVAAGWAAMVAATILLLMLRAPYANGGGLGDAFDLGGVRDVLDTRPGAALVSRLLLLAAGAVFIAVLFGSWAKREDPVERQDLAWGLAIGGTVVSVGLAATWAMAEHASVGIQASVAMPVDIVHLLAMAVWLGGLTALLVALWSGQRVERAVVQRFSKIAFGAVVTLVVTGVYQSWRQLGSWDALVSTGYGQLLLVKIGLVILLVELAWLSRRWTARLGDTAVRGKPAVAQPVAAGRKGAGGGGGGASERAEQLARQEAALAKERARKDRDADTERTGLRKSVLAEVAVAVVVLAVTTLLTGTQPGRAAEEGAAQQQASAPVSEVPEPLDVRIPFDTGGTNGKGEAEVTLDPGGVAENELHLLVTSPDGRAFDVPEVQVSFTLKSKKIGPIPVTLGKIDTGHWSAENVQIPVPGEWTVAVTVRTSDIDQVTRTKVVKIGS, from the coding sequence ATGAGGGTGATGACGAAGTCCGCGCTGCGGCTGCTGGCCGTACCGCTCGCCGTGCTCGGCCTGCTGCTCGGCACCGCGGCACCGGCGTCCGCGCACGCCGCGCTGGTCGGTTCCGACCCGGCCCAGGGATCGGTCGTCAAGACCGCGCCGGCGCAGGTGCGGCTGTCCTTCTCCGAGGGTGTGCTGCTGTCGAGGGACTCCATCCGGGTCCTCGGCCCGGACGGCAAGCGCGCCGAGACCGGCGACGCGAACGACGGCGGCAGGGGGAGCACGACCGCGGCCGTCGCCCTGCGCCCGGGGCTCGGCGACGGCACGTACACCGTCGCGTGGAAGGTCGTCTCGGCCGACAGCCACCCGGTCGCGGGCGCCTTCACCTTCTCCATCGGCGCGCCCTCCAAGACCTCCGTCCAGCTGCCCGACCAGGAGGTGGGCGGGGGCACCGTCGGCACCCTGTACGACATCGCCCGCTACGCCGCCTACCTCGGCTTCGCACTGCTGGTCGGCGCCGCGTTCTTCATCGGCGTGTGCTGGCCGGACGGCGCGCGGACGCGGTCGATGCGGCGGCTGGTGGCCGCCGGCTGGGCCGCGATGGTCGCCGCGACGATACTGCTGCTGATGCTGCGCGCCCCCTACGCCAACGGGGGCGGGCTGGGCGACGCCTTCGACCTCGGCGGCGTGCGGGACGTCCTGGACACCCGGCCCGGCGCCGCGCTGGTGTCCCGGCTGCTGCTGCTCGCCGCGGGCGCGGTGTTCATCGCCGTGCTCTTCGGCAGCTGGGCCAAGCGGGAGGACCCGGTCGAACGCCAGGACCTCGCCTGGGGCCTGGCCATCGGCGGCACGGTCGTGTCGGTCGGCCTGGCCGCGACATGGGCCATGGCCGAGCACGCCTCGGTCGGCATCCAGGCCTCGGTGGCGATGCCCGTCGACATCGTGCACCTGCTGGCCATGGCCGTCTGGCTCGGCGGTCTCACCGCGCTGCTGGTCGCGCTGTGGAGCGGGCAGCGCGTGGAACGGGCCGTGGTGCAGCGTTTCTCGAAGATCGCCTTCGGGGCGGTGGTGACCCTGGTCGTCACCGGCGTCTACCAGTCCTGGCGCCAGCTCGGCTCCTGGGACGCGCTGGTGTCCACCGGCTACGGCCAGCTGCTGCTGGTCAAGATCGGCCTGGTCATCCTCCTGGTGGAGCTGGCCTGGCTGTCCCGCCGCTGGACCGCGCGGCTCGGCGACACGGCCGTCCGCGGCAAGCCCGCCGTCGCCCAGCCGGTCGCCGCGGGACGGAAGGGCGCCGGCGGCGGTGGCGGGGGTGCGTCCGAGCGTGCCGAACAGCTGGCCCGCCAGGAGGCGGCGCTGGCCAAGGAGCGGGCCCGCAAGGACCGCGACGCCGACACCGAGCGCACGGGCCTGCGCAAGTCGGTGCTGGCGGAGGTGGCCGTCGCGGTCGTGGTGCTGGCCGTCACGACGCTGCTGACCGGCACCCAGCCGGGCAGGGCCGCCGAGGAGGGCGCCGCGCAGCAGCAGGCCTCCGCGCCGGTGTCCGAGGTGCCCGAGCCGCTGGACGTGAGGATCCCGTTCGACACGGGCGGCACGAACGGCAAGGGCGAGGCGGAGGTGACCCTGGACCCGGGCGGCGTCGCCGAGAACGAACTCCACCTGCTGGTCACCTCCCCCGACGGACGGGCCTTCGACGTCCCCGAGGTGCAGGTCTCCTTCACCCTGAAGTCCAAGAAGATCGGCCCCATCCCGGTGACGCTGGGGAAGATCGACACTGGTCACTGGAGCGCCGAGAACGTCCAGATCCCGGTCCCCGGGGAGTGGACGGTCGCCGTGACCGTACGGACCTCGGACATCGACCAGGTCACCCGCACGAAGGTAGTGAAGATCGGCTCATGA
- a CDS encoding ATP-binding protein: protein MSIWWSLHLRREAASVPLARRLLLGTMETAGVDPDISYDLSVALTEACANAVEHAAHGEYRVTARIEGDRCRIEVADSGPGFAPDLRRTHHSVRPLAKKDQHAEHGRGLFLIEALVDHVHFHNRPGHGAVVSFDKILKWRDDSLLKVS from the coding sequence ATGAGCATCTGGTGGTCCCTCCATTTGCGGCGCGAGGCTGCGAGCGTTCCGCTCGCCCGCCGGCTCCTGCTGGGGACGATGGAGACCGCCGGGGTGGACCCCGACATCTCCTACGACCTGTCGGTCGCCCTCACCGAGGCCTGTGCCAACGCCGTTGAGCACGCCGCCCACGGCGAGTACCGGGTGACGGCCCGCATCGAGGGCGATCGCTGCCGCATCGAGGTGGCGGACTCCGGCCCGGGCTTCGCCCCGGACCTGCGCCGTACGCACCACTCCGTACGTCCGCTGGCGAAGAAGGACCAGCACGCCGAGCACGGGCGCGGGCTGTTCCTGATCGAGGCGCTGGTGGACCACGTCCACTTCCACAACCGTCCCGGGCACGGGGCGGTGGTCAGTTTCGACAAGATCCTCAAGTGGCGGGACGACTCGCTGCTCAAGGTCTCCTAG
- a CDS encoding bifunctional DNA primase/polymerase, whose translation MREILGKRRKSSPELLRAALTCAERWQWPVVPGAGTDARGGCACLRPDCPVPGAHPHDPGLLAATRDPRMVRWWWTRRPDQPVVLATGDRVSAVSLPAVAGARALGVFDKLGVRTGPVVATPTRFAVLVEPYSLEELGELLDRHEWVPTSLRYHGEGGYLVLPPSPVGSDGSDGTAGARWVRRPVVDPGDRAPWLPSVRVIVDTLVQAGRTAPDGSRLSY comes from the coding sequence ATGCGCGAGATCCTCGGAAAGCGACGCAAGAGCAGTCCTGAGCTGCTGCGTGCGGCGCTCACCTGCGCCGAGCGGTGGCAATGGCCCGTGGTGCCCGGAGCCGGTACGGACGCGCGGGGCGGATGCGCCTGTCTGCGGCCCGACTGTCCGGTGCCGGGCGCCCATCCGCACGATCCGGGCCTCCTCGCGGCGACCCGCGATCCACGGATGGTCCGCTGGTGGTGGACGCGGCGGCCGGACCAGCCGGTCGTGCTCGCCACGGGCGACCGGGTCTCGGCGGTGAGCCTGCCGGCCGTCGCGGGAGCGCGGGCGCTGGGCGTCTTCGACAAGCTGGGGGTGCGCACCGGCCCGGTCGTGGCCACCCCCACGCGCTTCGCGGTCCTGGTGGAGCCGTACTCCCTGGAGGAACTGGGCGAGTTGCTCGACCGCCACGAATGGGTGCCGACCTCGCTGCGGTACCACGGCGAGGGCGGCTACCTCGTCCTGCCGCCCTCGCCGGTCGGATCCGACGGTTCCGACGGCACCGCGGGGGCGCGCTGGGTCCGGCGGCCGGTGGTGGACCCGGGCGACCGGGCGCCGTGGCTGCCCAGCGTCCGGGTGATCGTCGACACCCTGGTGCAGGCGGGCCGCACGGCGCCGGACGGCAGCCGGCTCTCGTACTGA
- a CDS encoding copper chaperone PCu(A)C yields the protein MTPTRSLRRIPVAAALVLLGATACSGSPDGPELTVSGAYIPQPALADMAAGYFTVSNTGDRDARLTSVTSDLSGDITLHSTEDNRMRRVTSFTVPAGGRLTLALGGNHLMLTDLEHKPAAGEQVSLRLHFDDADTIDVRVPVKPAGYHPGD from the coding sequence GTGACCCCGACCCGCTCCCTGCGGCGGATCCCCGTGGCGGCGGCCCTGGTGCTGCTCGGCGCCACGGCCTGCTCCGGGTCACCGGACGGCCCCGAACTGACGGTGAGCGGCGCCTACATCCCGCAGCCAGCGCTGGCGGACATGGCGGCCGGCTACTTCACCGTCAGCAACACCGGCGACCGGGACGCCCGGCTGACCTCCGTCACCAGCGACCTGTCCGGGGACATCACCCTGCACAGCACCGAGGACAACCGGATGCGCCGGGTGACCTCCTTCACGGTCCCGGCGGGCGGGCGGCTCACGCTCGCGCTCGGCGGCAACCACCTGATGCTGACGGACCTGGAGCACAAGCCCGCGGCCGGCGAGCAGGTCTCGCTGCGGCTGCACTTCGACGACGCCGACACCATCGACGTACGGGTCCCGGTCAAGCCCGCGGGCTACCACCCGGGGGACTGA
- a CDS encoding aminopeptidase P family protein, with amino-acid sequence MAEDRAPETPEGDEPIKQRKNGLYPAVSDELTEVMKSGWADTELRDLQPIEQAPYAAKRRAALSARFPGERLVVPAGNLRTRANDTDYPFRAASEYVHLTGDQTQDAVLVLEPNGDGSHDATAYLLPRSSRENGEFWLDGQGELWTGRRHSLTEGEVLLGLPCADVRKVADVLREAGGPVRVVRGYDAGIEAALTDKVTAERDAELKEFLSELRLVKDEWEIGELQKACDSTARGFEDVVRVLDKAEATSERYIEGTFFLRARVEGNDVGYGSICASGPHATTLHWVRNDGPVRSGDLLLLDAGVETHSLYTADVTRTLPVSGTYSDIQRKIYDAVYEAQEAGIAAVRPGAAYRDFHDAAQRVLTEKLVEWGLVEGPVDRVLELGLQRRWTLHGTGHMLGLDVHDCAAARTETYVNGTLEPGVVLTVEPGLYFQADDLTVPEEYRGIGVRIEDDILVTEDGNRNLSDGLPRRSDEVERWMAALKG; translated from the coding sequence GTGGCCGAGGACCGCGCTCCGGAGACCCCGGAAGGCGACGAGCCCATCAAGCAGCGGAAGAACGGCCTGTACCCGGCCGTCTCCGACGAGCTCACCGAGGTGATGAAGTCCGGCTGGGCCGACACCGAACTGCGCGACCTGCAGCCGATCGAGCAGGCACCGTACGCCGCCAAGCGGCGCGCGGCGCTGTCCGCGCGCTTCCCCGGCGAGCGGCTGGTGGTCCCGGCCGGCAACCTGCGCACCCGCGCCAACGACACGGACTACCCCTTCCGTGCCGCGAGCGAGTACGTGCACCTCACCGGCGACCAGACCCAGGACGCCGTCCTGGTCCTGGAGCCCAACGGTGACGGATCTCACGACGCGACCGCCTACCTGCTCCCCCGCTCCTCCCGGGAGAACGGCGAGTTCTGGCTGGACGGCCAGGGCGAGCTGTGGACCGGCCGCCGCCACAGCCTGACCGAGGGCGAGGTCCTGCTGGGCCTGCCGTGCGCCGACGTCCGCAAGGTCGCCGACGTGCTGCGCGAGGCCGGCGGCCCGGTGCGGGTCGTCCGCGGCTACGACGCCGGCATCGAGGCCGCGCTGACCGACAAGGTCACCGCCGAGCGCGACGCCGAGCTGAAGGAGTTCCTGTCCGAGCTGCGGCTGGTCAAGGACGAGTGGGAGATCGGCGAGCTGCAGAAGGCCTGCGACTCCACCGCGCGCGGTTTCGAGGACGTCGTCCGGGTCCTGGACAAGGCCGAGGCGACCTCCGAGCGCTACATCGAGGGAACGTTCTTCCTGCGCGCCCGTGTCGAGGGCAACGACGTCGGCTACGGCTCCATCTGCGCGTCCGGCCCGCACGCCACCACCCTGCACTGGGTCCGCAACGACGGCCCGGTCCGCTCCGGCGACCTGCTGCTGCTCGACGCCGGCGTGGAGACCCACAGCCTCTACACCGCCGACGTCACGCGCACGCTGCCGGTGAGCGGCACGTACAGCGACATCCAGCGGAAGATCTACGACGCCGTGTACGAGGCGCAGGAGGCCGGCATCGCCGCCGTCCGCCCGGGCGCCGCGTACCGCGACTTCCACGACGCCGCCCAGCGCGTGCTCACCGAGAAGCTCGTCGAGTGGGGCCTGGTCGAGGGCCCGGTCGACCGCGTCCTCGAACTCGGCCTGCAGCGCCGCTGGACCCTCCACGGCACCGGCCACATGCTGGGCCTGGACGTCCACGACTGCGCCGCCGCCCGCACGGAGACCTACGTCAACGGCACGCTGGAGCCGGGCGTGGTCCTCACGGTCGAGCCGGGCCTGTACTTCCAGGCCGACGACCTGACCGTGCCGGAGGAGTACCGGGGCATCGGCGTCCGCATCGAGGACGACATCCTCGTCACCGAGGACGGCAACCGGAACCTCAGCGACGGCCTGCCGCGCCGCTCCGACGAGGTCGAGCGCTGGATGGCCGCCCTCAAGGGCTGA
- the efeB gene encoding iron uptake transporter deferrochelatase/peroxidase subunit has translation MNDRPQDLSRRRLLGTAGAAGAAGLLVGGTSGAVTAHATRDEATALTSVGATAVPFHGTHQAGITTPLQARGHLVAFDLAAGAGRKGAAALLRRWSTAAEAMTEGRAPSGDNQIALDAGPSSLTVTFGFGRGFFARTELTGRMPQALAPLPDFASDALDRGRSDGDLWIQIGSDDALVAFHALRVLQKEAAGTATLRWQMNGFNRTPGTTAEPRTARNLMGQVDGSNNPRPSDPDFDARVFVPASGSPQWMAGGSYAVVRRIRMLLDTWDNLPPERQEKVIGRRKADGAPLSGGTEASRPDLDKLGPDGRTFAIAADAHVRVAAPASNGGAAMLRRGYSYHDGYRDDGAPDAGLLFVAWQADPLKGFVPVQRKLDRGDGLSRFLRHEASGLFAVPGGAAPGEYVGQRLLES, from the coding sequence ATGAACGACCGCCCTCAGGACCTCTCACGGCGCCGTCTGCTCGGCACCGCCGGAGCGGCGGGCGCCGCGGGACTGCTCGTGGGCGGCACCTCGGGCGCCGTCACCGCGCACGCCACGCGGGACGAGGCCACCGCGCTGACCTCCGTCGGCGCCACGGCCGTCCCCTTCCACGGCACCCACCAGGCCGGCATCACCACCCCGCTGCAGGCCCGCGGCCACCTGGTCGCCTTCGACCTGGCCGCGGGCGCCGGGCGCAAGGGCGCCGCGGCGCTGCTGCGCCGCTGGTCGACGGCGGCCGAGGCGATGACGGAGGGCCGGGCCCCGTCGGGCGACAACCAGATCGCCCTGGACGCCGGGCCGTCCTCGCTCACCGTCACCTTCGGCTTCGGCCGCGGCTTCTTCGCCCGGACGGAGCTGACCGGGCGGATGCCGCAGGCGCTCGCCCCGCTGCCGGACTTCGCCTCCGACGCGCTCGACCGCGGGCGCAGCGACGGCGACCTGTGGATTCAGATCGGCTCCGACGACGCCCTGGTCGCCTTCCACGCCCTGCGCGTGCTGCAGAAGGAGGCCGCGGGCACGGCGACGCTGCGCTGGCAGATGAACGGCTTCAACCGCACCCCGGGCACGACCGCCGAGCCCCGCACCGCCCGCAACCTGATGGGCCAGGTCGACGGCTCCAACAATCCCCGGCCCTCCGACCCCGACTTCGACGCCCGCGTCTTCGTCCCCGCCTCCGGCTCCCCGCAGTGGATGGCGGGCGGCTCCTACGCGGTCGTCCGGCGCATCCGCATGCTGCTGGACACCTGGGACAACCTCCCCCCGGAGCGCCAGGAGAAGGTGATCGGGCGACGCAAGGCCGACGGCGCCCCGCTGTCCGGCGGCACCGAGGCGAGCAGGCCCGACCTCGACAAGCTCGGCCCGGACGGCCGTACCTTCGCGATCGCCGCCGACGCGCACGTCCGCGTCGCCGCCCCGGCCTCCAACGGCGGCGCGGCGATGCTGCGGCGCGGGTACTCGTACCACGACGGCTACCGTGACGACGGCGCACCGGACGCCGGACTGCTCTTCGTGGCCTGGCAGGCCGACCCGCTCAAGGGGTTCGTGCCGGTGCAGCGCAAACTCGACCGGGGCGACGGCCTGTCGCGCTTCCTGCGGCACGAGGCCAGCGGGCTCTTCGCGGTCCCGGGCGGCGCGGCACCGGGCGAGTACGTCGGCCAGCGGCTGCTGGAGTCCTGA
- a CDS encoding SCO family protein translates to MRTTLRAAASAAAVAALALTLAACGGPNGGADTSGAGPVVSVEGTPKAATVLDTPFEKPDMILTDTHGATYDFVERTKGRPTLLFFGYTHCPDVCPTTMSDIAIAKSKLPAAEQDELLVVFVTTDPERDTPQRLGEWLGAQDKSFVGLTGDFATIQAGARSLGVDVEKPVKEKDGSITVTHGAQVIAYSPKDDKAHALYMSGTTSEEFAADLPKIITGRTP, encoded by the coding sequence ATGCGTACCACCCTCAGGGCGGCAGCCTCGGCCGCCGCCGTCGCCGCACTCGCCCTGACCCTCGCCGCCTGCGGCGGCCCGAACGGCGGGGCGGACACCTCCGGCGCCGGGCCGGTCGTCTCCGTCGAGGGGACACCGAAGGCCGCGACCGTCCTGGACACGCCGTTCGAGAAGCCGGACATGATCCTCACGGACACGCACGGCGCGACGTACGACTTCGTCGAGCGGACCAAGGGCCGGCCGACCCTGCTCTTCTTCGGCTACACCCACTGCCCGGACGTCTGCCCGACGACGATGAGCGACATCGCCATCGCCAAGTCGAAGCTGCCCGCGGCCGAGCAGGACGAACTCCTCGTGGTCTTCGTGACCACCGACCCCGAACGCGACACCCCGCAGCGGCTCGGCGAATGGCTGGGCGCGCAGGACAAGTCCTTCGTCGGCCTCACCGGTGACTTCGCCACGATCCAGGCGGGCGCGCGCTCGCTCGGCGTGGACGTGGAGAAGCCGGTGAAGGAGAAGGACGGCAGCATCACCGTGACGCACGGCGCCCAGGTCATCGCGTACTCGCCGAAGGACGACAAGGCGCACGCGCTGTACATGTCGGGCACGACGTCCGAGGAGTTCGCCGCCGACCTGCCGAAGATCATCACGGGGCGGACGCCGTGA
- the pheA gene encoding prephenate dehydratase, producing the protein MSPASRYTYLGPEGTFTEAALRTLPEAATRELVPMVSVQAALDAVRSGEAAAALVPIENSMEGGITATLDELAAGTPLMIYREVRLHIAFALLVRPGTGLGDVKTVTGHPAAQVQVRKWLTAHLPDAAWESAASNADGARLVAEGRYDAAFAGEFAAPTYGLEPLATQIHDAANAETRFVLVGRPARPVAPTGADKTSAVFWLGDDHPGALLELLQEYAVRGVNLIRIESRPTGEGIGRYCFSVDCEGHITERRVGEALMGLKRICPQVRFLGSYPRADEVPPQQRKGTTDEEFTAAADWLGRALDGRV; encoded by the coding sequence ATGTCGCCGGCGAGCCGTTACACCTATCTCGGCCCTGAGGGCACCTTCACCGAGGCCGCGCTCCGGACGCTTCCGGAGGCCGCCACACGCGAGCTGGTCCCGATGGTCTCGGTGCAGGCCGCGCTCGACGCGGTGCGCAGCGGGGAGGCCGCGGCCGCCCTGGTGCCCATCGAGAACTCGATGGAGGGCGGCATCACCGCGACGCTGGACGAACTGGCGGCGGGCACCCCGCTGATGATCTACCGCGAGGTGCGGCTGCACATCGCGTTCGCGCTGCTGGTGCGCCCGGGTACGGGGCTCGGGGACGTCAAGACGGTCACCGGTCACCCGGCGGCGCAGGTGCAGGTCCGCAAGTGGCTGACGGCGCACCTGCCGGACGCCGCGTGGGAGTCGGCGGCGTCGAACGCGGACGGGGCCCGGCTGGTGGCGGAGGGCCGGTACGACGCGGCGTTCGCGGGCGAGTTCGCGGCGCCGACGTACGGGCTGGAGCCGCTGGCCACGCAGATCCACGACGCGGCGAACGCCGAGACCCGTTTCGTGCTGGTCGGCCGTCCGGCCCGGCCGGTCGCGCCGACCGGCGCCGACAAGACCTCGGCGGTGTTCTGGCTGGGCGACGACCACCCCGGCGCGCTGCTGGAACTGCTGCAGGAGTACGCGGTGCGCGGGGTGAACCTGATCCGCATCGAGTCGCGGCCGACCGGCGAGGGGATCGGCCGGTACTGCTTCTCGGTGGACTGCGAGGGGCACATCACCGAGCGCCGGGTAGGCGAGGCGCTGATGGGCCTGAAGCGGATCTGTCCGCAGGTGCGTTTCCTCGGCTCGTACCCGCGCGCGGACGAGGTGCCGCCGCAGCAGCGCAAGGGGACCACGGACGAGGAGTTCACGGCCGCGGCGGACTGGCTGGGGCGCGCCCTGGACGGGCGGGTCTGA
- a CDS encoding serine/threonine-protein phosphatase, giving the protein MSAARLPKVAGIDAPIPTPAHTSSPAVEQQSHPADPDAHSGTPDPVGQLTAAQDRMASWISDLTTLHELTGRLARTATLQDALRELLRAGGTLVGARRGLAAVSPVDRLGPATVVGLGLGPAELGALETVPLPAAPEAVPAEEIHTDLCREPGLGPRHREVALRLGFGASYALRLSADSAGRLGSALWFYDEPAEPGERQRHLIGLYCRHATEHLARLLELDRSRATVATLRQELLPTRLPRVPGVRLAVRHRPAAGGGGDWYDALPLPEGALGLSVGGVSGGGMSAVAAMGRLRASLRAYAVMEGEDPVAVLSDLELLLRLTEPARSATALFAYAEPASRKVLVAGAGHCPPLIVGGHRVEYVETSLSAPLGMLSCWEAPSVEFRALAGETLLLYTDGLLHRTGDPVDRAFARLHAAAASAPRTARDDPAQLVEHVLHAMLPGDREDPHPTEDVVLLAARFD; this is encoded by the coding sequence ATGAGCGCCGCGCGCCTACCGAAAGTGGCCGGAATCGACGCACCCATTCCGACACCGGCGCACACTTCCTCCCCCGCGGTCGAACAACAATCCCATCCGGCCGACCCGGACGCACACTCCGGGACGCCGGATCCGGTCGGCCAACTCACCGCGGCCCAGGACCGGATGGCCTCCTGGATCTCCGACCTGACCACCCTGCACGAGCTCACCGGGCGGCTGGCCAGGACCGCGACCCTGCAGGACGCGCTGCGCGAACTGCTGCGCGCCGGCGGCACCTTGGTCGGTGCGCGACGCGGACTGGCCGCCGTCTCCCCGGTCGACCGGCTCGGTCCGGCCACCGTCGTGGGCCTCGGTCTCGGCCCGGCCGAGCTCGGCGCGCTGGAGACCGTCCCGCTGCCGGCCGCACCCGAGGCGGTGCCGGCGGAGGAGATCCACACCGATCTGTGCCGCGAGCCCGGACTCGGCCCGCGCCACCGCGAGGTCGCCCTGCGGCTCGGCTTCGGCGCCAGTTACGCCCTCCGGCTGTCCGCGGACTCCGCAGGCCGGCTGGGCTCGGCCCTGTGGTTCTACGACGAGCCGGCCGAACCCGGCGAACGGCAGCGCCACCTCATCGGCCTGTACTGCCGCCACGCCACCGAGCACCTCGCCCGGCTGCTCGAGCTCGACCGCAGCCGCGCCACCGTCGCCACGCTCCGCCAGGAGCTGCTGCCGACCCGGCTGCCCCGGGTCCCCGGGGTCCGTCTGGCGGTGCGGCACCGCCCGGCCGCGGGGGGCGGCGGCGACTGGTACGACGCCCTCCCGCTGCCCGAGGGCGCGCTGGGGCTGTCGGTCGGCGGCGTGAGCGGCGGCGGCATGAGCGCGGTCGCCGCGATGGGGCGGCTGCGGGCCTCCCTGCGGGCGTACGCGGTGATGGAGGGCGAGGACCCGGTCGCGGTCCTGTCCGACCTCGAGCTGCTGCTGCGGCTGACCGAGCCCGCCCGGTCGGCGACGGCCCTGTTCGCCTACGCCGAGCCGGCCTCCCGGAAGGTCTTGGTCGCCGGGGCCGGGCACTGTCCCCCGCTGATCGTCGGCGGGCACCGGGTCGAGTACGTGGAGACCTCGCTGTCCGCGCCACTGGGCATGCTCAGCTGCTGGGAGGCGCCCAGCGTCGAGTTCCGGGCGCTGGCCGGGGAGACCCTGCTGCTCTACACCGACGGCCTGCTGCACCGCACCGGCGATCCCGTCGACCGCGCCTTCGCCCGCCTGCACGCGGCCGCGGCGTCCGCCCCGCGGACCGCCCGGGACGACCCGGCGCAGCTGGTGGAGCACGTCCTGCACGCCATGCTCCCCGGCGACCGCGAGGACCCCCACCCGACCGAGGACGTCGTCCTGCTCGCCGCCCGCTTCGACTGA
- a CDS encoding YcnI family protein translates to MNTVMRRATALAAVTGAAVLATAVPAFAHVSVQPGNAAKGGYSTVAFKVPNEDDKASTIKVEVNLPSDHPIASVSTQPVPGWTVQITKTKLKTPLKTGHGDLTEAVTKITWSGGKIKPGEFQQFPVSLGPLPEDTDQLVFKALQTYDNKEVVRWIEEQQKGQEEPEHPAPVLTLADAADDGHGHDASTSDDKKDDAKAEAVSASGDGATEKAASADASDTTARVLGIVGIVVGVLGVAFGVVAGRRRGAGTPSA, encoded by the coding sequence ATGAACACCGTCATGCGCCGCGCCACCGCCCTCGCCGCCGTCACCGGGGCGGCCGTGCTCGCCACCGCCGTCCCCGCCTTCGCGCACGTGAGCGTCCAGCCCGGCAACGCCGCCAAGGGCGGCTACAGCACGGTCGCGTTCAAGGTCCCCAACGAGGACGACAAGGCCTCGACGATCAAGGTCGAGGTCAACCTGCCGAGCGACCACCCGATCGCCTCCGTCTCCACCCAGCCGGTGCCCGGCTGGACGGTGCAGATCACCAAGACCAAGCTCAAGACCCCGCTGAAGACCGGGCACGGCGACCTCACCGAGGCCGTCACGAAGATCACCTGGAGCGGCGGGAAGATCAAGCCCGGCGAGTTCCAGCAGTTCCCCGTCTCCCTGGGCCCGCTGCCCGAGGACACCGACCAGCTGGTCTTCAAGGCGCTCCAGACGTACGACAACAAGGAGGTCGTGCGCTGGATCGAGGAGCAGCAGAAGGGCCAGGAGGAGCCGGAGCACCCGGCGCCCGTGCTGACCCTGGCCGACGCCGCGGACGACGGCCACGGCCACGACGCCTCCACCTCTGACGACAAGAAGGACGACGCCAAGGCCGAGGCCGTCTCGGCGTCCGGCGACGGCGCCACCGAGAAGGCCGCCTCCGCCGACGCCAGTGACACCACGGCCCGGGTGCTGGGCATCGTCGGCATCGTCGTGGGCGTGCTCGGCGTCGCCTTCGGCGTGGTGGCCGGCCGCCGTCGCGGCGCGGGCACCCCGTCCGCCTGA